The segment CGCGCTCGGCCCGCTGCTGGTCCGTCGTGATCAAGCCACGCGTGTCCACGTCGTAGATGGTGATCGCCCAGAACAGGCTGACCGGCGGGTTCGCAGGTACGTTGATCACGTACGACCGATCACCCGTGAGTGCGCGGCCTTTGGTGTCCAGGAACATTCCGCCGTAACCCATGCCTAAACCCGGCCTGGGGAAAGACATCCGCTCCGAGGTAAGACAGGCTTCATAGGTAAAACGGGCGCGCGGATCGAACCGATCGAAGTACTTCGTTCGTTGGGTATTCTCCATGGCATCGCCGGGCTCAGCGCCCTCTACGCCCCCAATGATCAGGCGCCAGCCATCGTCACGCAGTACGCCTGGCAGACGCTCGCGGAAGACCATGTTCTTGGCCATCGCCTCGCCGACGACCACAGCGTCGGCCAAGATCTCTCTTTGTCG is part of the Rhodothermales bacterium genome and harbors:
- a CDS encoding DUF1254 domain-containing protein — protein: MADAVVVGEAMAKNMVFRERLPGVLRDDGWRLIIGGVEGAEPGDAMENTQRTKYFDRFDPRARFTYEACLTSERMSFPRPGLGMGYGGMFLDTKGRALTGDRSYVINVPANPPVSLFWAITIYDVDTRGLITTDQQRAERGSVHEGIKTNPDGSTPIFIGPKAPEGWENNWIKSVPGRAWFPYFRFYGPTEPFFDQSWKLPQIEEADFAGY